One genomic region from Reichenbachiella ulvae encodes:
- a CDS encoding single-stranded DNA-binding protein: MAGVNKVILLGNLGRDPEVRHLDNGRAVANFSIATTEFYKNKQGERMSNTEWHNVVLWTPLAEIAEKYLKKGNQVYIEGKLTSRSYEDKDGVTKYITEVVGREMTLLGGPRPEGDYSGQNSNQSSANNQSAKPEIVDSTVEDSNEIDDLPF; the protein is encoded by the coding sequence ATGGCTGGAGTAAATAAAGTAATTCTATTAGGAAATTTGGGCAGAGACCCTGAAGTCAGACACCTCGACAATGGCCGAGCAGTGGCCAATTTTTCTATCGCAACGACTGAGTTTTATAAAAACAAACAAGGTGAGCGAATGTCCAACACCGAGTGGCACAATGTAGTACTGTGGACACCATTAGCCGAGATTGCAGAAAAATACCTTAAAAAAGGAAATCAAGTTTACATCGAAGGTAAGCTCACCTCTCGATCATATGAAGACAAAGATGGTGTGACAAAATACATCACCGAGGTAGTAGGTCGTGAAATGACCCTATTGGGAGGACCAAGACCAGAAGGTGATTATTCAGGTCAAAACAGCAACCAGAGCAGTGCAAATAATCAATCTGCTAAACCAGAAATCGTAGATTCTACTGTTGAAGATTCGAACGAAATTGACGATCTTCCTTTCTAA
- the gldE gene encoding gliding motility-associated protein GldE: protein MDDPFPGLFLLAAFFSGPEIYFLIANLILVILLFVGSALVSGSEVAYFSLSLEQVIDQGNDSPQDKRIIHLLSNPNKLLATILILNNFINISIVMLTTYVTLSVTVDHFSTETVLGILTIVITFLIVFIGEIVPKVYANQNNWAFAQKTSKLLTFANEMFSPLSWLLIRVSSVIENRIEKKGYNVSVDELNEALEITTDKETTEEEKGILKGIVNFGTLSVKQIMKSRMDITALDMETDFHELMNQINKTGYSRIPIYKETIDNIEGILYIKDLLPYLSEEETFKWQDLLRPGFFVPETKKIDTLFKDFQEKRIHIAIVVDEYGGTSGLITMEDVIEEIVGEINDEFDDETDAEYKKIDNNTYIFEGKTSIMDFCKITDVDHKIFEEVKGESESLGGLLLEINSTLPYAGEKIIFDRFTFVITSVNEKRIKKVRIVIKR, encoded by the coding sequence ATGGACGACCCATTCCCGGGACTTTTTTTACTAGCAGCATTTTTTTCAGGTCCTGAGATTTACTTTCTAATTGCCAATTTGATATTGGTGATTCTGCTTTTTGTAGGATCTGCTTTGGTCTCTGGATCAGAGGTCGCCTACTTTTCTTTGTCATTGGAGCAAGTAATTGATCAAGGCAATGATTCGCCTCAAGACAAGCGCATCATTCATTTGCTATCTAATCCGAATAAACTCTTAGCAACGATCTTGATATTGAATAATTTCATCAATATCTCGATCGTCATGCTCACTACTTACGTGACTCTGAGTGTCACGGTCGATCACTTCTCTACAGAAACCGTTTTAGGTATCCTTACCATTGTGATTACCTTTCTGATCGTGTTCATAGGTGAGATCGTACCTAAAGTTTATGCCAATCAAAACAATTGGGCCTTTGCTCAAAAGACCTCAAAGCTTTTGACTTTCGCCAATGAGATGTTTAGTCCATTGTCATGGTTATTGATTCGCGTCAGTAGTGTCATCGAAAATCGGATAGAAAAAAAAGGCTACAACGTGTCTGTAGACGAACTGAATGAAGCCCTGGAAATCACAACCGACAAAGAAACGACTGAAGAAGAAAAAGGGATCCTGAAAGGAATTGTAAACTTCGGTACCTTGTCTGTGAAACAGATCATGAAATCCAGAATGGATATCACCGCACTGGATATGGAGACGGATTTTCATGAATTGATGAACCAAATCAATAAGACGGGCTACTCACGAATTCCTATTTATAAGGAGACAATAGACAATATTGAAGGCATACTTTATATCAAGGACTTACTCCCATACCTGAGTGAGGAAGAAACTTTCAAATGGCAAGACCTGCTCAGACCAGGCTTTTTTGTTCCTGAGACCAAAAAAATTGACACACTTTTCAAAGATTTTCAAGAAAAGCGAATCCACATCGCCATCGTAGTAGACGAATATGGAGGCACATCGGGTCTGATAACTATGGAGGATGTGATTGAAGAAATCGTAGGAGAGATCAATGATGAGTTTGATGATGAAACTGATGCAGAGTACAAAAAGATCGATAACAACACCTACATCTTCGAAGGAAAAACATCGATCATGGACTTCTGTAAGATCACAGATGTAGATCATAAGATCTTCGAAGAAGTAAAAGGAGAAAGCGAGTCGCTTGGCGGACTATTGCTTGAAATCAATTCCACCTTACCCTATGCTGGGGAGAAGATCATTTTCGACCGTTTTACATTTGTCATTACTTCGGTCAACGAGAAGCGAATTAAAAAAGTAAGAATTGTAATCAAAAGATAG
- the gldD gene encoding gliding motility lipoprotein GldD: MRILVACVVLICLFSCEKNYYPKPKGYNRIDLAPSEYTSLPDSFPYLFEYAKSSEIHADKSWISERYWIDLHYPQFDADVQITYKNIDPTGSNLKDLLRDSYKLASEHGVKAYSIDESVVKLENGMMATLMELSGEVPSQFQFHVTDSTDNFLRGALYFKTATANDSLRPVIDHIKLDMLHMLNTLEWNN, encoded by the coding sequence ATGAGGATCCTGGTAGCATGTGTGGTATTGATATGCCTATTTAGTTGTGAGAAGAACTACTATCCTAAACCAAAGGGCTACAATAGAATAGATTTGGCTCCTAGCGAATACACCTCTCTTCCTGATAGCTTCCCTTATTTATTCGAATATGCCAAAAGCAGCGAAATCCATGCAGACAAGTCCTGGATCTCAGAAAGATACTGGATCGACTTGCACTATCCGCAGTTCGACGCTGATGTCCAGATCACTTACAAAAACATCGACCCAACTGGTAGTAACCTGAAGGACCTGCTAAGAGATTCCTATAAACTGGCATCAGAGCACGGTGTAAAAGCCTACTCAATTGATGAAAGTGTGGTCAAACTGGAGAACGGCATGATGGCCACTTTGATGGAATTGTCTGGAGAAGTCCCAAGTCAATTCCAATTTCATGTCACAGATTCTACTGACAATTTTCTGAGAGGAGCACTTTATTTCAAAACAGCTACAGCCAATGATTCTCTGAGGCCTGTGATCGATCACATCAAGCTGGACATGCTTCACATGCTCAACACCCTCGAATGGAATAATTAA
- the recG gene encoding ATP-dependent DNA helicase RecG has protein sequence MAEFFETKIEFLKGVGPTRAKLLQEELGIFTIGDLINHFPFRYENRSQFHRISELGHEEGFVQIKGILTSLGLKGQARKQRLVAEFRDDTGSLELVWFKGASWMLKKLKTGLPYVIYGKPSLFNGVYSISHPEIEISTPNSDSKTDSFLPVYHTTEKLKRRYVDSKALAKMVKTALNLASFDVTENVDDYLLQRHQLITLKAALTWIHFPEDQKQLSKALERLKFNELFFIQLKIFQEKSDRKDKHQGIIFTKSQLVNDFYTNHIPFELTDAQKKVIKEIYADLQSGYQMNRLLQGDVGSGKTITAFICMLIAISNGYQTSIMAPTEILATQHYQGLAEFSDLMGLRTALVTGSTKKSLKNKNLAELQNGQLDIIVGTHALIEDKVKFHNLGLAVIDEQHRFGVAQRAKLWSKNDRHYPHVLVMTATPIPRTLAMTLYGDLEISTIDQLPQGRKAIKTSHLTDSHRLKLFGFIKKQIEEGRQVYIVYPLIEESEKMDYKDLMDGYESISRAFPNTPISIVHGKMKAADKEWEMKRFVEGKTSIMVATTVIEVGVNVPNATVMVIENAERFGLSQLHQLRGRVGRGADQSYCILMTGPKMSKEARERVKTMVATTDGFKIAEKDLELRGPGDLMGTQQSGVLDLKVADISTDGELLKLARETAREVIESDPKLERSHHHKIHAYHNRDKRHLLWSNIS, from the coding sequence ATGGCCGAATTCTTCGAAACCAAAATAGAGTTTTTGAAGGGTGTCGGACCAACCCGAGCCAAGCTACTTCAAGAGGAGTTGGGGATATTTACCATTGGAGATCTTATTAACCATTTTCCTTTTCGCTACGAAAACCGTTCTCAGTTTCACCGCATATCCGAATTGGGACATGAAGAAGGTTTCGTTCAGATTAAAGGAATACTAACCTCACTTGGTCTCAAAGGGCAGGCACGCAAACAAAGATTAGTTGCTGAATTTAGGGACGATACGGGAAGCTTAGAGTTAGTCTGGTTCAAGGGGGCCAGCTGGATGCTGAAAAAGTTAAAGACCGGACTACCATATGTCATCTATGGGAAACCCAGCCTCTTTAATGGAGTCTACTCCATCAGTCACCCAGAGATTGAGATTTCTACCCCTAATTCCGACAGCAAAACGGATAGCTTTTTACCCGTCTATCATACCACAGAAAAACTCAAAAGAAGATATGTAGATAGCAAGGCCCTCGCCAAGATGGTAAAAACAGCACTGAATCTAGCCTCATTTGATGTGACGGAAAATGTGGATGACTACCTTTTGCAAAGACACCAGCTGATCACTCTAAAAGCGGCGCTCACATGGATCCATTTTCCTGAAGATCAAAAACAGCTATCTAAAGCCCTGGAAAGATTGAAATTCAACGAGCTGTTTTTTATCCAGTTAAAAATATTTCAGGAAAAATCTGACCGGAAGGACAAACACCAGGGAATCATCTTTACCAAAAGTCAACTGGTCAATGATTTCTACACCAATCACATTCCCTTTGAACTAACCGATGCGCAAAAAAAAGTCATCAAAGAAATCTACGCTGATCTGCAATCTGGCTATCAAATGAATCGCTTGTTGCAAGGAGATGTAGGGAGTGGCAAAACCATTACAGCCTTTATTTGCATGCTGATCGCCATCAGTAATGGCTACCAAACCAGCATCATGGCACCTACGGAGATTTTGGCCACTCAGCATTATCAGGGACTGGCTGAATTCAGCGATCTCATGGGGCTCCGAACCGCGCTGGTTACTGGTTCAACTAAAAAGAGCCTTAAGAATAAAAATCTGGCTGAATTACAAAACGGCCAATTGGACATCATAGTAGGGACACACGCTCTGATCGAAGACAAGGTTAAGTTTCATAATCTGGGCCTGGCAGTAATAGATGAGCAGCATCGGTTCGGTGTGGCTCAACGTGCCAAGCTATGGTCAAAAAACGACCGGCACTATCCCCATGTGTTAGTAATGACTGCCACTCCCATCCCTCGAACCCTTGCTATGACCCTTTATGGAGATTTAGAAATCTCCACCATCGATCAATTGCCGCAAGGAAGAAAGGCAATCAAAACGAGTCATCTAACCGATTCGCATAGGTTGAAATTGTTCGGATTCATCAAAAAGCAAATAGAGGAAGGAAGACAGGTTTATATTGTATATCCACTGATTGAAGAATCTGAAAAGATGGACTACAAGGATTTGATGGATGGCTATGAGAGCATATCCAGAGCCTTTCCTAATACGCCAATTAGCATCGTACACGGCAAGATGAAAGCTGCTGATAAGGAGTGGGAAATGAAACGTTTTGTAGAAGGAAAAACCAGCATCATGGTGGCCACCACTGTTATAGAAGTAGGAGTCAATGTACCCAACGCTACAGTGATGGTCATAGAAAATGCAGAACGATTCGGACTCTCTCAGTTGCACCAGTTGAGAGGTCGAGTAGGTAGAGGAGCAGACCAGTCCTACTGTATTTTGATGACGGGTCCTAAGATGTCCAAAGAGGCAAGGGAACGAGTCAAAACCATGGTGGCTACCACTGACGGTTTTAAAATCGCTGAGAAAGACTTGGAACTACGTGGGCCTGGTGATTTGATGGGAACACAGCAAAGTGGCGTATTGGACCTCAAAGTTGCAGATATCAGTACAGATGGGGAGCTATTAAAACTAGCGCGCGAAACCGCTAGAGAGGTAATCGAATCTGACCCTAAATTAGAAAGGAGTCACCATCACAAAATCCATGCTTACCACAATAGAGACAAGCGCCATCTACTCTGGAGCAACATCTCATAA
- the rho gene encoding transcription termination factor Rho has translation MYNIEELNDRLLSELKEIAENLGIKNYKRAAKKDLIYKILDEQAVNPEPAKQIKAQESKGNKPVAETEAEPKPKKEEKKKEDRRPRKENKDSKAESADDVLKSFDLNVDGKSESKDKPEKPEKSQEKPQEKDQKNNDQPRDKKERSDRPDRGDKNDNRENRDNRDREKRHDKGNKKNDYNNSIKEFDGVIENGGVLEIMQDGYGFLRSGDYNYLASPDDIYVSPSQIKLFGLKTGDSVIGQIRPPKDGEKYFALLKVTTVNGKTTEEIRDRVPFEYLTPLFPEEKLNLSYKPSDYSTRVMDLFSPMGKGQRGMIVAQPKTGKTVLLKNVANAIAENHPEVYLMILLIDERPEEVTDMARSVKAEVIASTFDEQAEKHVKVANIVLEKAKRMVECGHDVVILLDSITRLARAHNTVVPSSGKILSGGVDANALHKPKRFFGAARNVENGGSLTILATALIETGSKMDEVIFEEFKGTGNMELQLDRKLANKRVYPAIDIPASGTRREDLLMDKDELSKVWILRKFMDDMNSAEAMEFLLGKMKGTRNNEEFLISMNG, from the coding sequence ATGTACAATATCGAAGAATTGAACGACAGGTTGTTATCCGAGCTGAAGGAAATCGCTGAGAACCTGGGTATCAAAAATTACAAACGTGCGGCCAAAAAGGACCTTATTTACAAAATCCTGGATGAGCAAGCAGTAAATCCAGAGCCAGCAAAGCAAATCAAAGCACAGGAGTCCAAAGGGAACAAACCTGTAGCTGAAACAGAGGCTGAACCCAAGCCTAAGAAAGAGGAGAAAAAGAAGGAAGACAGAAGACCAAGGAAGGAAAACAAGGACTCAAAAGCAGAAAGCGCTGATGATGTATTGAAATCTTTTGATCTGAATGTGGATGGTAAGTCGGAAAGCAAAGACAAGCCGGAGAAACCTGAAAAATCCCAGGAAAAACCTCAAGAAAAGGATCAGAAAAACAATGATCAACCTAGAGATAAGAAAGAAAGATCTGACAGACCTGATCGTGGCGATAAAAATGACAACCGTGAAAATCGCGACAATAGAGATCGCGAAAAACGCCATGATAAAGGCAACAAGAAGAATGATTACAACAATAGCATCAAGGAATTTGATGGCGTAATCGAAAATGGTGGTGTATTAGAAATCATGCAGGATGGTTATGGTTTCTTAAGATCTGGCGATTATAATTATTTGGCTAGCCCTGATGATATATATGTCTCACCTTCACAAATCAAATTGTTTGGGTTGAAGACAGGGGATTCTGTCATCGGACAGATCAGACCTCCTAAAGATGGAGAAAAATATTTTGCTCTATTGAAAGTGACTACCGTTAATGGTAAAACGACTGAGGAAATAAGAGACCGAGTACCATTTGAGTATCTGACTCCTTTGTTCCCAGAAGAAAAATTGAATCTAAGCTACAAACCTAGCGATTACTCTACTCGAGTAATGGATCTATTCTCTCCAATGGGGAAAGGCCAAAGAGGCATGATCGTAGCACAGCCTAAGACAGGTAAGACGGTTCTTCTAAAAAATGTAGCCAACGCGATAGCTGAAAATCACCCAGAAGTTTATTTAATGATCCTTTTGATCGACGAACGTCCTGAAGAGGTGACTGATATGGCGAGAAGCGTAAAGGCTGAAGTGATTGCATCTACTTTTGATGAGCAGGCTGAAAAGCATGTAAAAGTTGCCAATATCGTTTTGGAAAAAGCGAAAAGAATGGTTGAGTGTGGTCATGATGTAGTGATCCTTTTGGATTCTATCACAAGGCTGGCAAGAGCGCACAATACAGTAGTTCCATCAAGTGGAAAGATTCTTTCGGGTGGTGTGGATGCCAATGCACTTCACAAACCAAAGAGATTCTTTGGAGCGGCAAGAAATGTAGAAAATGGTGGTTCATTGACCATCCTTGCTACAGCTCTGATCGAAACTGGATCTAAAATGGACGAAGTGATCTTTGAAGAATTCAAGGGAACGGGTAATATGGAACTCCAGTTGGATCGCAAGTTGGCCAACAAGCGAGTTTACCCTGCTATCGATATTCCTGCATCTGGAACCAGAAGAGAAGATTTGTTGATGGACAAAGACGAACTATCCAAAGTATGGATTTTGAGAAAGTTCATGGACGATATGAATTCTGCAGAAGCAATGGAATTCTTGTTAGGAAAAATGAAAGGAACAAGAAACAACGAGGAGTTTTTGATCTCCATGAATGGTTAA